The genomic interval CCAGACTGATGGCGGCACGTTATGCGCAATCGCTCGATCCAGCAATCTGGCCAGTGAGTAGCCTGGGTCAACAGTAAGAGCGCATTCGAGTGCTACCCCTGCCAAGGCGCCATTGCCATCAAGCCACGCACATCCTGCCAAAACGGTGGCAAGGGCCGCGACATCACTTTCCGACGCACGACCGACCGCATCCATCAAGGTTGTGCGCATAGCAAGGCGCAATTCCGGATGATCAAACATCTTTCGCAATAATCCATCGCGCATGTAGATGTTAGTTGCAACCAGCCCGAGCAATGCTGAATCCGACCAATCCAAACTATGCGCGTCTGGCCACATAGCCATAAGTCTTGCTAGATATTTGGCCCTAACTTCAACTTCGAGCGCATCCTGTGCCAGGTCGTACTCAAATTCTTGTTTGAGCGAAGCAATAGCTTTATCGCGCTGCGCTTTATCATCGGAACTTAGTTCTATCGGACTTAATCTGCTCGCCAGATCTTCACGCGAGATAAATGGCGCGCTGCCGGCAAAAACAAATTCAGCATCTGCGCCTAACAATTCCGCCAGCGGATGTCCAGTAGGTGGACAGCATTGCTCATCTTCACACATCAGAGAGCGCCAGTGTCTATCTGCGATTTGCAAAGCATCGAGTAGGGAGAATTCGCTGGCCTGAGGTATCAGATCAAGTAACGATTCCAGAGTCAGTTCTGATTCCGTGTAAGCCAAGATAACTACTGCTGGCTTAGATTCTGTCCTGAGTTGACCGAGAATAGCTTCTGGAATTGGAATTGGATCTATTGACCAATCGAGTCGAGCAATGCTCAAGACCTGATCGTCGTTTAGGGCAACAATGACCATACTTTCATCGGGGTGGAAGCCAAGTAAATGAGGCAAGGCTGAAATTAGTTGACGAGGTGAATGAACAATCATGTTCATAATTTGCAGGTGCGGCCGCTACCCCCAAAAGCGCCGGCTTCATTCTGGGGAGAATCAAAGCCTGTGCATGGAATAAAAAGGCACTTAGAGCCCTGACGGCTTCCCCTCCGCCAACACTCTAAGTGCTAAGAAGAAGTTACGCCTTACTGAGCAGATATTTGGGGATAGACACGCCCATTTTGGTCTGAGGCAAAAAACCGACCCCGAATATCACTATCTGGTCAAGATGTGCGAAAGTTTTGTTATGCAACTTGACCATGTGTCTTACGCAGTTCGTGCTAGCGAACTAGCCGATACGATTCAGCGACTCGGCGCCGATTTAGGTGCAGCATTTATTGATGGTGGTAAACACCCTCGCTTTGGCACGCGCAACTTTATTTTGCCGCTCTCAGGTGGCACTTACATTGAAGTAGTCAGTGCACTAGAGCATCCGGCTTCCGAGGCTGCCCCTTTCGGTCGCGCAGTTCGGGAACGGGCTGAAGACGGTGGCGGTTGGCTCGGCTGGGTGGTTGCGGTTGAAGACTTAACACCAATCGAAGCGCGACTTGGTCGTGGTGCTGTTGATGGACACCGAATTCGTCCTGACGGCCAAGAACTGACTTGGAAGCAGATTGGCGTTTTAGATCTGCTTGAAGATCCACAACTTCCATATTTCATTACATGGGACGACGCCCGCCAACATCCGTCGGTTGGTTTTCAGACGCCGGTGCGTATCACGAATATCACCGTTTCTGGTTCTCGGCAAAAGCTCGAAGAATGGCTTGGCGGAGCACTTTACGACGCACTTGATGGCGTGTATTTATCTTTTGCCGATTCGCCAGATGAAGAGCCAGGTGTGGTATCAGTTACTTTCCAGACGCCAAATGGCTTAGTAACTATTGACTAATTAGCGATACTTTGTTGGCACAATAATTTCAGCAGAAATTTCTGGACTTAGTGGCACATAATGCCCAGGGTGATCCATCTTTGCTAGCAAGTGGGGCAACATTTGGACAACCACCATGGCATCACTAAGTGCACTGTGGGCTAAGCCCGAGTTGAGTCCGTAATGAGTGGTCAATGTGCCGAGTTTGTGATTTTCGGTTCCGCTAGTTACCGCTCGTGACATCCAGTAGGTGCAGGTACCCGGCATCACCGGAAGTTCTGTACCCGCCCTGGCAAATTCGCTGGCCACAAATCGTTCATCAAACAACGCATGATGAGCCACAAAAATACAGCCGGCGAACATTTGCTTAAGTTTTTCCGACACCTCAGCAAATGTCGGAGCATCGGAAACCATGCTCGCGGTAATGCCGTGCAGCGCTGTGAGTCCGACATCAGAAGACTGCGGATTGATTAGCGTGTGAAATGAATCGGTGACGGTTCCATTGCCCGGTGTCCGAATCGCTGCGATTTCAATAACCCGCGCTCCAGCCTTGGGATCTAATCCGGATGTTTCAACATCAACAACGACGTAATCGGCTGTGTGTTGCAATGGGGCTTGTCCAGCAAAGTTTCCATAATGCACAAAATGCTCTAGATAATCTGGTTGGGCGAATCTAAGCGGAAATTCAATCACTCCATATCAAGCCAACTGCTGGTTTTTCCCATAACTAGAATCTATCTGCTTCTGCACCGCTATCACTTGAAACTGAATCCAATTTTCGCTAGCTAGCTTGTTGCGTTGGAGTAAAACTTTGGACAACTTCCCCGCTGACTAAGCCAAAATTAGCCCAACTGACATCAACTTCGATAACCACTGCCCCACAAGTGCTTAACTCACCGGCAGCTCCCAAGGCATAGGCCAAGTCACTCAAACCAGGGTTATGGCCAACAATTAGTAACGTCTGGCCGAGCACATCAGTGTGCGAGATGAGATGAACCCACTGCTCGGCGCTGGCGTTGTACGCATCGCTGGCGTGAATCACAGGGCAGTCCAGGTGCAGATCTTGCCAAGTTTCTTGGGTGCGCTTTGCGGTACTCACGATGGCAAAGTCAATTTGAAAAGTTTTGTCAGCTAGCCATTTCTTGAATTCGTGGGTCTGCTTATGGCCACGTGAACTGAGCCCACGAGCATGGTCTGTTTGTGCCAATTTTTCCGCTTTTGCGTGGCGCAAAATCACGATCCGGTTCATGGCCATATTCTCTCGCGTAATTACCAGCGCGTTGCTACATTCCAATACCAAACAGCAAGAAAAAGAATTCCGATAAATGTGTAGCTAGGAAGAGCGCCCACTCGCAACTGCAGATGCATCACCTTGACTGACATTGTTTGTGCCCATGATGGACGCAGCCAAAAAGTTACTGCTAGGAGCCAAACCAGCACTGCCAATGGGTTTAGTGACCAAGCCTGTTGCACATCCCCTGCACACATTGCTCCCAGCGCTCTGGTGCTGCCACAAAATGGACACGGGTGACCAGTTACTAGGCGAAACGGACACAGCACAGGTCCAGTTACCAAGCGATTTGAATTCCAAAGCAGCCCCATCGATAAAATCAGCCCCGCCACTACACCAAATCGAGTTTTTAGCGACCAAAACCTTCTGTGCTTCGCACTGGCAACAAACTCAGGGGTCATAGAGTTAGAACGAACTACTTGAGGAAGACTCACTCCAGATTGCACCAAGCACCCCTAGGAAGCCGAGCAACATAAGTAGCAGGAATGTTGCGATACTGATGAGTATTCCGGCCAAGGCGAAACCCTTCCCGTGGTACTTGTTTGGCTCACGATTAATTTGGTTGTACCCCAGGATGCTGATTATTAGGCTGACTAATCCGCAGCCCGTGCCTGTTACTGCCAAGGCAAATCCAATGACTGCCAGGATGTTTAACTGGGTCGTGCGATACGGATATGATGAACCTGGATAAGGCGGTTGATTCTGCCCGCTACCAGGATTTACCGGATCGATAGGTGGAACACTCATTTTGAAACCTCACTTCTGGTTCAAATCTAACTGATTTTGTGACACT from Actinomycetota bacterium carries:
- a CDS encoding DNA polymerase III subunit epsilon — encoded protein: MIEFPLRFAQPDYLEHFVHYGNFAGQAPLQHTADYVVVDVETSGLDPKAGARVIEIAAIRTPGNGTVTDSFHTLINPQSSDVGLTALHGITASMVSDAPTFAEVSEKLKQMFAGCIFVAHHALFDERFVASEFARAGTELPVMPGTCTYWMSRAVTSGTENHKLGTLTTHYGLNSGLAHSALSDAMVVVQMLPHLLAKMDHPGHYVPLSPEISAEIIVPTKYR
- a CDS encoding VOC family protein, which gives rise to MQLDHVSYAVRASELADTIQRLGADLGAAFIDGGKHPRFGTRNFILPLSGGTYIEVVSALEHPASEAAPFGRAVRERAEDGGGWLGWVVAVEDLTPIEARLGRGAVDGHRIRPDGQELTWKQIGVLDLLEDPQLPYFITWDDARQHPSVGFQTPVRITNITVSGSRQKLEEWLGGALYDALDGVYLSFADSPDEEPGVVSVTFQTPNGLVTID
- a CDS encoding DUF4192 domain-containing protein encodes the protein MNMIVHSPRQLISALPHLLGFHPDESMVIVALNDDQVLSIARLDWSIDPIPIPEAILGQLRTESKPAVVILAYTESELTLESLLDLIPQASEFSLLDALQIADRHWRSLMCEDEQCCPPTGHPLAELLGADAEFVFAGSAPFISREDLASRLSPIELSSDDKAQRDKAIASLKQEFEYDLAQDALEVEVRAKYLARLMAMWPDAHSLDWSDSALLGLVATNIYMRDGLLRKMFDHPELRLAMRTTLMDAVGRASESDVAALATVLAGCAWLDGNGALAGVALECALTVDPGYSLARLLDRAIAHNVPPSVWTESLAAVSYDECLAGAA
- a CDS encoding DUF2752 domain-containing protein, coding for MTPEFVASAKHRRFWSLKTRFGVVAGLILSMGLLWNSNRLVTGPVLCPFRLVTGHPCPFCGSTRALGAMCAGDVQQAWSLNPLAVLVWLLAVTFWLRPSWAQTMSVKVMHLQLRVGALPSYTFIGILFLAVWYWNVATRW